The following is a genomic window from Anaerotignum faecicola.
GCGAGCTTAAGTCAAACGGCATTCTGGCAACTGTGGATGAGCGCGCGGAGAAGATTGGATACAAGATCAGGGAGGCGCGTCTGGCGAAGCTTCCGTACATGCTGGTAGTCGGACAGAAGGAAGAGGAGGACGGCCTTGTGTCTGTCCGCAGCCGTTTTAACGGAGACGAAGGACAGAAGTCCCTTTCCGATTTCATCGACGCCATCAGCCGCGAAATCCGTACA
Proteins encoded in this region:
- a CDS encoding His/Gly/Thr/Pro-type tRNA ligase C-terminal domain-containing protein, whose amino-acid sequence is ELKSNGILATVDERAEKIGYKIREARLAKLPYMLVVGQKEEEDGLVSVRSRFNGDEGQKSLSDFIDAISREIRTKEIKTINVE